The following is a genomic window from Amycolatopsis australiensis.
TCCGCGCCGCGAGGAACCCCAGCGTCGTGTACGCCTCCAGCATGGCCGAATCCGGCGTGCTGTTCGGGTCCGCCTGCAGCAGGTGATCGGCCACCCACAGCGTGTCCAGCCCGGCGGCCTCGGCCGCCACGGCGACGTCCGCCAGGTCCCCGGCCGGCCCGCCGGCCCACGAGAAGTCCGTGACGCCGATGCTCACCCGCATCACGACCCCCTCGTGAGCAGTTCCATGTTGTGCCCGTCCGGGTCGGCGAAGTACACCCGGCGGCCGCCACCCACGACGTCGACCTCACCGGCCCGCTCGTGGAACGGATCCGCCCAGTACGCGATCCCGGCCTGCTCGATCCGCGCCATCGCGGCGTCGAAGTCGGCTTCGCCGACCAGGAACGCGTAGTGCTGGGCGGTCACCCGATCCACCCGCAGGTAGTCCAGCGTCACGCCGTTCGCCAGCTCGATCGGCACGAACGGCCCGGTCACCGGCCCGGTGCGCAGGCCGAGGATCCCGGCGAGGAACTCCGCCGACTTCTCCCGGTCCGTGGCCCACACGATCGTGTGATTCAGCTCGACACTCATCACGCGTCCCCTCCCGGCGCGGACGCGAACGGCGGCGGCCCGCCGATCGGGCTCAGGTGGATGCCGGCCAGCCGCCAGCGGCCGTCGTCGCGCACCAGGACGTGCGTGGCGCGGAACCGGCCGTCCACCGGGTTGTCCCGGTGCTTCGCGACCTGGGTGTGCACGCCGATCGCGACGGCCGTCGTCCCGAAGTCGCGGACCTCGACCTCGTCCCAGGTGAGCCGCTCGGTCACCAGGTCGCCGCTGCGGTAGCGCGCCAGCCACTGGTCGCGGTCCAGGACGAAGCCGAGCGGCCCCACCAGCCGGAAGCCCTCGGCCGCCAGTCCCGCCAGCGCTTCGGTGTCTCCCCGTTCCTCGGCCGCGGCCCAGACCCGGCCCAGCTCGCGGACCTGCTCTTCGGTGCTCATCGCGTTCCCCTTTCGTTCGATATCTCAACGTTAGATATCTAACCATTAGATGTCAAACGCTTAGACTTCTCCGCACCTGCGCTAAAGTCCACCCGTGCCAGCACCCGCCACCGCCCCCATCGGCGTCGTCCTCGCCCGCACCGCCAAAACCGCCGGCCGCGCCTTCGACCAGGCCCTCGCCGCCGCCGGCGGCTCCCAGCCCGTCTGGCAGATCCTCATCTCCCTCAAAACCACCCCCGTCGCCAACCAGCGCGAACTCGCCGACGCCGTCGGCATCCAGGGCGCCACCCTCACCCACCACCTCAACGGCATGGAAGCCGCCGGCCTCGTCACCCGCCGCCGCGACCCCGCCAACCGCCGCGTCCACCTCGTCGAACTCACCGACGACGGCGAACAGCTCTTCCACCGCCTCGCCTCGGCCGCCATCGCCCACGACCAGCGACTCCGCCACGGCTTCACCGAAGCCGAGATCGCCCACCTCGCCGACCTCCTCCACCGCCTCGCCGCCAACGTCACCGACAGCTGAACGGCGAGCTGGACAACCGGGGCTTCACCACCCGGACCCCCAGAGCGATCCTCGCAACAGTGACTGGACGCACCCGACCGGCGACGCCAGGGAGAGATAGGCTCCACTGCACTAGCCAAAGTCGTCTCAAGCTGGAGAACCGCAATGAGCCAAGCCCCTGTCAACGTGACCGTCACCGGCGCCGCCGGCCAGATCGGCTACGCGCTGCTCTTCCGCATCGCGTCCGGTCAGCTGCTCGGCCAGGACGTCCCGGTGAAGCTGCGGCTCCTCGAGATCCCGCAGGCGGTCAAGGCGGCCGAGGGCACCGCCATGGAGCTCGAAGACGGCGCGTTCCCCCTCCTGGCAGGCACCGACATCTTCGACGACCCCAAGCAGGCCTTCGAAGGCACCAACATCGCCCTCCTCGTCGGCGCCCGCCCCCGCAGCAAGGGCATGGAACGCGGCGACCTCCTCGAGGCCAACGGCGGCATCTTCAAGCCACAGGGCGAAGCCATCAACGCCGGCGCCGCCGACGACGTCAAGGTCCTCGTCGTCGGCAACCCGGCCAACACCAACGCCCTCATCGCCCGCTCGCACGCCCCCGACGTGCCGGCCGACCGCTTCACCGCGATGACCCGCCTCGACCACAACCGCGCCCTCGCCCAGCTCGCGAAGAAGCTCGGCGTCCCGGTCACGGAGCTCAAGAAGGTCGCCATCTGGGGCAACCACTCCGCCACCCAGTACCCCTCGGTCCAGCACGCCGAATTCGGCGGCAAGAAGATCGCCGACGCCGTCGACCAGGCCTGGCTCGAGAACGACTTCATCCCGACCGTCGCCAAGCGCGGCGCGGCCATCATCGAAGCCCGCGGCCTTTCCTCCGCCGCCTCCGCCGCCTCCGCCGCCATCGACCACGTGTACACCTGGGTCAACGGCACCCCGGCCGGCGACTGGACCTCCGCCGCGGTCGTCTCCGACGGCTCCTACGGCGTCCCCGAGGGCCTCATCTCGTCCTTCCCCGTCACCGCCAAGGACGGCAAGTACGAGATCGTCCAGGGCCTCGAGATCGACGACTTCTCCCGCGCCCGCATCGACGCCTCCGTCGCCGAGCTCGTCGAGGAACGCGACACCGTGCAGAAGCTCGGCCTCATCTGAGCCCGCTCACGCGCTGAGGGCCGCCGTCCACCGTGGACGGCGGCCCTCGTCATGATCGCCGAAAGCGAACTCCGCACGCTCACAGCGAAACCACCGCCGGCCACGGCGGTTCCGGCCCTACCGTCAAGGCCATGACGCTTCTCGCCGTACCCGACATGCAGGTGGCCACCCAGTCCCCCGACGACTCGGTCTACCAGCAGCTCCTGCGCGACCGCATCGTCTTCCTCGGCTCCGAGGTCAACGACGAAGTGGCCAACCGGCTCATCGCCCAGCTGCTCCTGCTGGCCGCCGACGACCCGGCCAAGGACATCACCTTCTACATCAACTCACCCGGCGGCTCGGTCACCGCGGGCATGGCCATCTACGACACGATGCAGCTCGTCAAGCCGGACGTCGCCACCTACGGCCTCGGCTTCGTGGCCTCCATGGGCCAGTTCCTGCTCTCCTCGGGCGCACCCGGGAAGCGCTACCTGCTGCCGAACACTCGGATCGTCATGCACCAGCCCTCAGCGGGCATCAGCGGCGCCGCCACCGACATCGCCATCCAGGCCGAGGTGTTCGGCAAGATGAAGCGCCGCATCGCGGAGATCACCGCCCGGCAGACCGGCCAGACGGTCGAGCGGATCACCGCCGACGCCGACCGCGACCGCTGGTTCGACGCCGACGAAGCCCTCGCCTACGGCTTCGTCGACCACATCGTCGCGGGCGCGTAGACCGCAATGGCCTGACTCTCCGCCTCGTTGCGGTTTTTGGCGCGGAGCCACCGCGGGCCGATTTTGAAAAAAATCGGCCCGCGGTATAGGTCGTTATACACTCAGGGAGTCAGACTCCGTTGAGGCCGCGGCGATTCAGCAGGGGTTCGATCTCGGGGTCGCGGCCGCGGAACGCGCGGAAGGCGTCCATGGGGTCGATGCTGCCGCCCCGGCCGAGGAGGGTGCGGCGGAAGTGGTCGCCGTTCTCGCGGGTCAGTCCCCCGTTTTCGCGGAACCACTGGACGGTGTCGGCGTCGAGGACCTCGCTCCAGATGTAGGAGTAGTACCCGGCGCTGTAGCCGCCGCTGAAGATGTGCGCGAAGTAGGTGGTGCGGTAGCGCGGCGGGATGGCGTCGAGGGCCACCCCGGCCTTGACGAGCGCGTCCGTCTCGAAGCGCTGGACGTCCTCGACGCGGTCGTCGGCGCCGAGGCGGTGCCAGGCCTGGTCGAGCAGGGACGCCGCCAGGTACTCGGTGGTGGAGAAGCCTTCGCCGTACTGCTGGGCGGCCAGGAGCTTGTCGACCTGCTCCTGCGGCAGCGCTTCACCGGTCTCGTGGTGCTTGGCGTAGTTGGCCAGGACCTCCGGCCACAGCATCCACATCTCGTTGACCTGGGACGGGTACTCGACGAAATCGCGGGGCACGTTGGTGCCGGAGAACGTCGGGTAGCGGACGGCCGAGAGCAGGGCGTGCAGGGCGTGGCCGAACTCGTGGAACGCGGTGACGACCTCGTCGAAGGTCAGCAGGGTCGGCTCCCCCGCCGGCGGCTTGCCCACGTTGAGGACGTTGACGACCACCGTCTTGCGGTCCAGCAGCCGGGACTGGTCGACGAAGGTGTTCATCCAGGCGCCGCCGCGCTTGTTGTCTCGGGTGTAGAGGTCGAGCAGGAACAGCCCGAGCGGGCTGCCGTCGGCGTCGAAGACCTCGAAGGTGCGCACGTCGGGGTGGTAGGTCGGCAGGTCGGGCCGCTCGGTGAAGGTGAGGCCGTAGAGCTTGGTGGCGGCGAAGAAGACGCCGTCGGCGTACACGCGCCCGGCTTCGAAGTACGGCCGCAGCGCCTCGGTGTCGACGTCGAAACGCTCGCGCCGGACCTGCGCCGCGTAGTACGGCCAGTCCGACGGCCGCAGCTTCGCGCCGGGCACGTCGGCCTCCAGCAGCTGCTGGAGCTCCGCGGCTTCGGCGCGGGCGTTCGCGACCGCCGCCGGCGCGAGCCGTTCGAGCAGGCCGGCCGCGGCTTCCGCGGTCTTCGCCGTCTCGTCGGCGATGACGTACGCCGCGTGGTTCGGGTAGCCCAGCAGCGCGGCCCGCTCGGCCCGCAGCCGCACGATGTCCGCGACGACCGCGTTGTTGTCGAACTCGTTGCCGCGGTTGCCCCGCGCCATCGACGCGGCGTGGATGCGCTCGCGGACGTCGCGGTCGCGCAGCGTCTCCAGCGGTGACGCCTGGCTCGTCGGCAGTGTCAAGGTCAGCACGTACTTGCCGGACTCGCCACGGGCGGACGCGGCTTCGGCGGCGGTGGCGATCGCGCCCTCGCCGAAGCCGGCCAGCTCCGCGCGGTCGGCGATGACCACGGCCAGGTCGTTGGTGTCCTTGAGCAGGTTCTGCTGGAACTTGGTCTGCAGCGTCGACAGCTGCTCGTTCAGCTCGCGCAGGCGGGCCTGCTCGCGCTCGCCGAGGCCGGCCCCGGCGCGGCTGAAGTCGGTGTGCCGCCGTTCCAGCAGCCGCAGCGACTCCTCGTCGAGGCCCAGCTCGTGGCGCCGCGCGTGCAGGGCGTCGATCCGGGCGAACAGCTTCGGGTTCAGGTGGATCGCATCGTGGTGGGCGGCCAGCTTCGGCGCGAACTCCGCCTGGATGGCCTGGATCTC
Proteins encoded in this region:
- a CDS encoding VOC family protein, with product MSVELNHTIVWATDREKSAEFLAGILGLRTGPVTGPFVPIELANGVTLDYLRVDRVTAQHYAFLVGEADFDAAMARIEQAGIAYWADPFHERAGEVDVVGGGRRVYFADPDGHNMELLTRGS
- a CDS encoding nuclear transport factor 2 family protein; this translates as MSTEEQVRELGRVWAAAEERGDTEALAGLAAEGFRLVGPLGFVLDRDQWLARYRSGDLVTERLTWDEVEVRDFGTTAVAIGVHTQVAKHRDNPVDGRFRATHVLVRDDGRWRLAGIHLSPIGGPPPFASAPGGDA
- a CDS encoding MarR family winged helix-turn-helix transcriptional regulator, whose amino-acid sequence is MPAPATAPIGVVLARTAKTAGRAFDQALAAAGGSQPVWQILISLKTTPVANQRELADAVGIQGATLTHHLNGMEAAGLVTRRRDPANRRVHLVELTDDGEQLFHRLASAAIAHDQRLRHGFTEAEIAHLADLLHRLAANVTDS
- a CDS encoding malate dehydrogenase — its product is MSQAPVNVTVTGAAGQIGYALLFRIASGQLLGQDVPVKLRLLEIPQAVKAAEGTAMELEDGAFPLLAGTDIFDDPKQAFEGTNIALLVGARPRSKGMERGDLLEANGGIFKPQGEAINAGAADDVKVLVVGNPANTNALIARSHAPDVPADRFTAMTRLDHNRALAQLAKKLGVPVTELKKVAIWGNHSATQYPSVQHAEFGGKKIADAVDQAWLENDFIPTVAKRGAAIIEARGLSSAASAASAAIDHVYTWVNGTPAGDWTSAAVVSDGSYGVPEGLISSFPVTAKDGKYEIVQGLEIDDFSRARIDASVAELVEERDTVQKLGLI
- a CDS encoding ClpP family protease, which gives rise to MTLLAVPDMQVATQSPDDSVYQQLLRDRIVFLGSEVNDEVANRLIAQLLLLAADDPAKDITFYINSPGGSVTAGMAIYDTMQLVKPDVATYGLGFVASMGQFLLSSGAPGKRYLLPNTRIVMHQPSAGISGAATDIAIQAEVFGKMKRRIAEITARQTGQTVERITADADRDRWFDADEALAYGFVDHIVAGA
- a CDS encoding M3 family metallopeptidase, whose amino-acid sequence is MISPDNPFAAPSELPYALPPFDRIADEHYRPAFEAGLAEHAAEIEQIAAQDAEPTFENTIVALERAGELLGRVASVFYNLSGSNSTDEIQAIQAEFAPKLAAHHDAIHLNPKLFARIDALHARRHELGLDEESLRLLERRHTDFSRAGAGLGEREQARLRELNEQLSTLQTKFQQNLLKDTNDLAVVIADRAELAGFGEGAIATAAEAASARGESGKYVLTLTLPTSQASPLETLRDRDVRERIHAASMARGNRGNEFDNNAVVADIVRLRAERAALLGYPNHAAYVIADETAKTAEAAAGLLERLAPAAVANARAEAAELQQLLEADVPGAKLRPSDWPYYAAQVRRERFDVDTEALRPYFEAGRVYADGVFFAATKLYGLTFTERPDLPTYHPDVRTFEVFDADGSPLGLFLLDLYTRDNKRGGAWMNTFVDQSRLLDRKTVVVNVLNVGKPPAGEPTLLTFDEVVTAFHEFGHALHALLSAVRYPTFSGTNVPRDFVEYPSQVNEMWMLWPEVLANYAKHHETGEALPQEQVDKLLAAQQYGEGFSTTEYLAASLLDQAWHRLGADDRVEDVQRFETDALVKAGVALDAIPPRYRTTYFAHIFSGGYSAGYYSYIWSEVLDADTVQWFRENGGLTRENGDHFRRTLLGRGGSIDPMDAFRAFRGRDPEIEPLLNRRGLNGV